AGAATtgtagggttttcttttttttttaagccatagtGAGTCGGAAAATCAGCAATGGTGAAGCTGGAATGTCTAGGATGCACAGGGCACTTgcatattctttctgttgcagatGAAACCTGCCTGAACATAGCAGGACACCCACCATTCAGAACCTTCTGGGACAGGACTTTTAAAAGTGCTACAGATGTTCCTGCTCCCTTcttcccatctcctcctcctcactctctcttttccttcttttccttttctcagtcTATCTCTTGGTCAGAGTCCTGCAAAAGAAAGGTTCAAATCCCGGCTCTATGATTTCTTACTACTATCACCTTAGACAGTCATTTCCCagctctgaaccttagtttcctcatctgcaaattggGAAGTATGTTCTCCCTCACATGGACATAGCCACAGTAATGGCCCCTGAGAAGAATATTCCTAGGACTCTCCCACCTCTGCCCTTGGATCTAGCAAATTTAGCTCCATGATGCTACAAGGACAATGTGATGCTTATGTGTccagttccattttacagaatgaAACTTGAGTGTCAGAGAAGTTAAGGATGTTGCACAAGCTACTACCCACTTATAAGTAGTAGGTCCAGAGCCAGAACCCAAGGCTTGAGTTTTTCTCCTCACCGTGCTAGCACACATGATTTATTATTCAAAGATTCTACCTACTCATATCGTCTCTTTTGACATCTAATCAAATGTGTTTTATTATCCACCTCACTTCTTCTTTCTTGTCCCCATCCTCATTCCCTACAGGCATTTATGTTTGAGTCTTCTCTAAGTATGGCCGTCACCAAGTGGGGTCTGAAGACCTCTAATTGTTTGGATGAGAACTACTACAAGTGCTGGGAACCTCTCAAGAGCCACTTTACCCCCAATTCCAGGAACCCTGCAGGAACTAATTGAGACTGGAGCATTGCTACCATAATTGAGAATGGATTTGTGTGATTTCCTTTAGAATCTCATGCTCTTTGGCAGTATTGGGGGAGGAGGTTGGTTAAAATGAGAACTAACTTTTTCACAGTCAAGGAACTCAAACATTTATAGAGATGTATTTGGAAAGTTCTGTCAGCTtaattactcaataaatacttgctgctGTTCTGTGAAAGTGGCAGTTGGTCATAATCAGGCCTTGATGAGGCAGGCCtgtggtgcccaggaatggaagtCCATGTGGTTGGACCAGGAGATTAGCTTCTCCTGGAGTAAGAAGACAGGCAACAGAACAGAAAGGTATGGGAAGCAGTATTTCTCACTACTTTAGTTCTGTAGTTTTAACATTTCCCCCACTTGGTTGCCAAATTTTGCTGCTaccaaatttttatttaacaatgtGTAATGAGAGTCAGCTATGTGTCAGGGCCTAGGAACTAGGGTTGCCAGATGAAATACAACATGCCcaattacatttgaatttcagataaatcacaaataattttaatataaatatgtccTATGCATTATttggatatacttatactaaaaaattattcgtagtttatctgaaattcaaatttaactgatatgcttgtatttttatttgctaaatctgtcaGTTCTACAAGGTCGTCAAGGAGATAGACATGGTCCTGGCCCTTACAGAGTTTACATTCTAGACAGGGagacaaaatacacaaacaatataattacaaattgtgaaacaggcaaagaagaaaacaaataggaaCTGAGATGGGAATGACAGGTGGGATGGGGAGATCTTTCTTTAGAGGAAGGTCTTCATTGAAAAAGTGACATTAGGCCAGACCTAAAGGATAGGAAAGAGCAAGTCATTGGAAGAGTAGGGCTGGGCTGGCGGGGACTGGGGAAAAGGAGCATTCCAAGAAAAAGCCTCGTGGGttcaaggaactgaaagaagagTGGATGTGGGGATCTCCAGAAATCTCAGATGTTTCACCAGCCATCCATCTCCAGGGGCATTCAGAGATCAGATGTCAGACTTTCTGCTTGACTTTAATCCTATAAATCCTGAAACTTGGCCATAAGATTGATGCTCACTGCACCTTCTTTGGATGATAAAGAGTCTCCAGGTAGATGACACTGTTCAGGCCACAGTGGTTATCAGCAGGACTCACCTCTAGCTCAGCTAGAGAAATGGCAGTAAACAAGGCAGCCAGAGAGGGAACTATCAGATGTATTACAGTCATAGTTATAGGTACGAATAGGTCCTATAATAGAAACATGATAAAATTGTTTGTTCACACAAAGGTAGAAAGTGGCACTGGAAGCTTCGAAAATTCAGAATCTTTGAATGTTTTCATAGGATTATGTTTTTACTAATTTTAAAGTACTGTTCGTATTTTTAAATCACACATATTTGATCAAGACAGTTTCTTGTTCAGatctctaatctcttcaaatacccCATTAACGATCCTGATGATTGTAGAGATAATCAATACTCTGTATCTTCCCCAAAGTTATGAGAAGACTGTGTGCCAGgtgtgagaaagaagaaaaagaaaaataaatcagggacTGGACCCAGGGGATTTTGATCAGAGCATGAATAATCTTTTTCTCCAGGCAGGATCCATAATAAAGGGTAAAAAGACATAGTACTTAAACAAATCAGCCTGTTAGAGAAGGAATATTgttccagagagaggaagggatgtCATACAAGGAAAAGGAATTATTAAGAACACTGGCTCCTCATGCATGTGCCTAAAGGGGAACTAATAGAGATAATATATTTAGCCTTTCATGAAGCTTTCGACAAGTTCAAATCTAAATGAGTCATCCTGGGATCGGCAGGGGCTGCTTTGTTCTGCACTGAGAGCTGtctcaaaaattgaaaataatttctggCCTGAAGTCTTACAACAGCCTGGTTACTAGTCATCCTCCAGCCTCTCCTACCCCAAGATGTTCCTCCAGGATCCAGAAGGATCTTCCAGGAGTGCAAATTCAATAAGGTTACTCCTGCTTAACACCTTCAAAGGCTCCCACTGTCATCAGGTTGAAGTCTAAATTCCTTACCTGTGATAAAGGCTTTATGATCTTGTTCCTGGTTACCTTCCTCAGTATAGAACTAACATTTTTTTGGATGCTCAGCATTTGAACCACTTTATGTCTGGGAATTCCTTACCTTACCTGCTTTAGAGCTGAACATACTACATGTTTGCTTTTTCagtctcccttgcagctagaaCTCACGCACATAACCTGGGCTCAGCCAATCAGATACCCTGGACTTAGGAGCAAGGGATGGGAAGATACAGCGGCCTTGAGGAACTCTTTCCAGCGGCTGTACTGGTAACAAACTTGATTTCTTGGGCCAACAGAAGCAGATTACCGGTGTGGGCTTCTGTGCCCAGTGCCCCTAGCAGCATCAGTCAGACAAATGGCAGCACTGAGTGCTCAGATGAGGTGTAATTGGTGTTCTCACCAGATCACTTCTGAGTGTGATGCCCCCACTcaccgcatctagagaaagcccacatgcagcaatgaagacctgatgcagtcaaaaaataataataatagtaaacacTCACTGAGACCTGAATGTATGccactaaatattttatttaatgagtaATAACTCATTAAACAATGAGTTTAATAACAATATAAGTTTTACTAGTCtatccattttaaagataaggaaacacaGAATTTAAATACATTCCAGGTCACTTCACCAGTAAGTAGCAGAGCAGGGATATAAAGGTAAggaggggtgggactgaaagttccaactctcTAATCACATGATTGGTTCTCCAGGCAGCCAGCCCCCATCCTCAGGTGTGGCCCAAAACTCGCCTATTAATATAACAAAAGATACCTCTATCTgttttatcacttaggaaatcccaagggttttagaagcttTGTGCCAGAAACCAAGacagaatatatatttgttataaatCATAGTATAACAGGATTTCAGGATAATTTGATAACAGGATTAATTTGAAGCTATGACTATCTCCTGGCCATTTGTACCTGggaaacagcaaaaagaaaaaaaaaaagttttcacacTGGCAGCACTAAGTGACCTTGATTACAAGGAGCTAGGGTTGCAGCTACACAACGGGGGCAGAAAGGGATATGCCTGGCACCAAGGGGATTCACTGGCTTATCTTAGAGCTTTCATGTCCAGTGACAACTGTAAACAGGCAGTTGCTGCAACAAAGGCCTGATGATGCTAGAGTAACTAAGGTTCTGGCCTTTGGAAATGAAGGTCCTGGTGACTCAGGCAAGCAATCTAGATCTGCAAAAGTTATGGCCAAGAGAAGGGAAATCCACAGCATGGTAGGGGTAGATGAAGATTATCAGCTAGGCCTCAGACCAGTCACAACTGTGTAGACTGTAGCTTGTTCCACTAACCCTCCGGTTAAGACTGTACCTGACTACCACCCTGAATGATACACTGCAGATTAGATTCAATGTGTGCACAGATCCAAGCAGTGCATGGAGGGGATGAGGAAATAGTATACCTCTTGTGCGTGCCTCACTTCCCCTTGGCCCATCTTTTTACTCCAGTTGCTGCTGCAGCTCTCATTTGCCTGCAGGTGTGACAGGACAATACTTCACCTCAGCTGCACAGCACACCACCCACTTTCTGCCCTATGCTTCCTCCTCCATGAGATGCCAGTAAGAACCCAGTCAGCCAGTCTGAGGCATGCCCATACCTGGGAGTAAAAGGGAATTAACTGCCTGAGATAACTCTGGACCAAGAGGGAGAAGAGCTAGTACGTAAATATTCACTTTTCCCGTGTCTGGGGGTAAAATTCTGTGTCCATTCCACAGAGCTCCTCAGAAGGCCCCTATAAGAATTAAGCCCATTACCCCCAGAGGCAACGGGGCAAGAGCACAGTTTGGGCTCTGAAGATCACAGGGGCTGACACAGCAAAATAGGAGCACAAAAGGGCAAGGTGTGTTGGCTATGGCTACATTGGGGGCCACTGTTGGGTGAGaagacagggagggtgggggccATGCTGAAGAACACAGGTAAAATGGTATACAGCACTGGGTTTTCCCTCAACCTGTTTCACTCTGAGCGGTCTCCCACCTGTTCTTTCAGATGACTTCCTAACATAAACTATCTACATACAAGCTTTTCTCTCAGGCTGTGCATTTTGGGGTACTCCAGGCTCATACAAGGATCAAATGAGACAATAGTTGTGAATATGCTTTGAAAGTTAAAAGCAATATACTCATGTAAGCCAGCCCCACAGAGCATGCTGTTCTTCCTATAGCACCTGATTGTACTGTCTTCATAGATGAAATTGTCACCCTACTGTTTcaagactaaactacaaagcatGGGGTAGCTTTTATTGAGAAATACTCTGTTacttcattttcatctttatgaCCTTATGAGGTAGTAGGCATTACTATCTCCATGCCATAGATGATGAAAGGGGGGCCTGGTATTCCAAATGCTAAACTCAAGCTAAGATTCTAGCCCAGATGTGACCATTTTACCTGTTCTTCAGCATGGCCTGCACCCTCCCTGTCTTCTCACCCATAGTGGCCCCCAATGTAGCCATAGCCAACACACCTTGCCCTTTTGTGCTCCTATTTTGCTCTGTCAGCCCCTGTGATCTTTAGAGCCTAAATCAAATGCCATCTCCCTAGACAGAACTGTTTCTTCATCAGCTTGCCAACATCACTTTCCTCAAtcgctatctttttttttttaaaccacaaggTTGTAACTGTTCTGCTGCATTTACCACTGGGGCTGGAGCCAGATGACAGCTTAGGTTTTAAGTAGTACCAgatacataataagcactcaaataACAACTGTTGAATAAACAGTTGTCAGAGTGTGTACTCCTTAAGCACAGGGCCTAAGTTGTCCTGTTGACTGCTATATTCTCAGCACaatagcacaatgcctggctcatagtagacactcatttgttgaatgactgaatgaatgaacatgaatCTGTTTCTTCATTAAACTGTGAACTCTTACAAAGTAGGGGTTCTACAGCGTccagcaaatgtttgttgaatcaaagtaatattaagaaagaaaaactttttaatgatTAATAGATTCATTTAAACAACAGTACATATAGTCATCATTGCCAGACTTAATATGAGATGTTAAATGTTCGATCCAATTTTCCTTCCCGGATAAGTTTTTCTTTCCTATCCTgtatagacagaaaaaaaaaaaagtacattaaaaacaATGCATTCTGGCACAATTCATGGTATAGCTCTGAAAAACAGGAATGAAACACTCCCAGCCTAATTACAATCCCCTATTGTCTAAAGCCTACAGAGTATGAGTGAGGAAGTAATAATCTGAAGAAATAAAGGGACGATGAGAAAACACTCCTATTGAAAAACACCTATATTTTAGTAAGTAGAATTATATTACCCCACTAAATAGCATACACTGAAAGCAAAATGTAAATACCTTCTAGGTAAGTGTGGCCTACCTTTCTGTTAAGCAACAGTTTATCAGATAATCAAAATATATACACTCCAGGAGAGTGGACTGGCCAGTTTAAGGCAGAGCTACATGGATGGGCTCCAGTGTAGATAGGAACAtgaggcctgggggctggggttggggaccTAGTATCAGAGTGGTCTAGTGTCAAAGATTAGCTTGGCTTTCTGTGCAGTCACATACCCAGGCCTCTGATGGCAGTGAGCCCCACCACAGGCTGCTTTGGCTTTTCTGTTGTTGGAGtattaacatattttaacattaattcaCAAAATGTGGCCAACATAACTGGAATTCATGCAGAAAGGGAGCATACTAAGTGATATATGTATTCTGCTAATACTTAACCCAATAAACATctcttttaaaagcaaacaaaataaatacaaaaatgtgCAAAGATAACATCTAAAGATTAATCAGAATAGAAAAGTTTAACTTCTGTACAtccaatgagaaaaaagaaattaacttttgAAGTTATTTCTATATTCTCTTGCTTAATACACACAATATAATTTCCTTACCTAATCTAAAACAcaccaggaaaacaaaacaaaaataaataaaacacaccaGGAAAACTCTTTCATGAGCTAAGTTCAAGTCTTGATATTTAAAGTGACCAATTCATTACTTTAAATTCTAGAGTACCcattaaattaaatttgaaagaCCCAGAGACAATTGTAGTTTATAAGAAGTATATTTCTATATGAGTTGAAAcaataaagcaataaaactaaacatataatTGAAACTTCCTGTTTTAACTCAGttggaaaggaataaagataaaagaggaACTGAAGGAAGAGTAGAAAGACAAGATGGGAATTATCAAGAGGGAGAGCTGCAGccggcacagagggaacctatcaCACAGATACCAAACACAAGGTCCTAATACTTACTCTGTCGGTTTTGAAAACATAATACCAGAAGAGGAGGGGCCCAATTCCAAACAGAGCTCCTAAAAGTGAGGTCTTGGGAGTAGGTCTGAAATTGGGATAGATATTTGCTGATCTTGCATAGGTCCAACGAATCAAGGCAGGATCTTcctaaaatgaatgaaaacaaaagatacaGGAAATTAAGTTCTACACTAAGAAACAATCTCATCAGGACTTTTGTGGAGAAGCACGAGATGCCCTTTGTTCTCTTCTGCAGTTAAGGGTATACCCCAAATATTCCTAAATAGCTTCAAAGAAGATCTTTCATTtccagtatttgttgaataattctCTGATGATCCTATTCAGAATTTAAAAGACTCATATCATCCTTCAGCTTCCTATTTATTTAAGACTTAAGAATCCTAATCATTTTAAGCTGTCAGAgaaggcactttttttttaatcatttttttctattcttttctggaTTGTTTTTGGCTTCTCTGTCTTTCTTGAAGTATGATGAACAGAACCACACAGTACTTCCAATGAGGACAAACAGATTTCATATGCTCTCACACTGTGAACTTTGTTTCCAGGACCTTTTCTAATGCTATGCCCACACTGGTCTTTCCAGGCTACAAATAAACTgcaggaagaggaagacagaTGTAGGCTAACTCtgaactttacattttttaagctGACTTGGCTGGTATTTTAAGAGCAAAATTAGTACATTTCAcattattaaaatagttttttgaaAGGACaagtttgttaaagaaaaataatcagattgtcttggttaagaaaaaaagtaactgtcaattttaatatatttatagtaGAATAACTATGTAAAAATAGCAAATCTACCCCAAATAcgtaattaaatttaattagctAAATACCCTAatgattttacaaaattatttgctCCAGTTAACTGAtagataaaaataagtaaatggggcttccctggtggcgcagtggttgagagttcgcctgctgatgcaggggacgcgggtttgtgccccttcCAGGAAGacccccacatgccacggagcagctgggcccgtgagccatggccgctgagcctgcgcgttcggagcctgtgctccgcaacggcgagaggccacaacagttagaggcccgcttactggggaaaaaaaaaaaaaaaaaaagcaaatgaaatcagCTTTAATACTAAGCTGTGAGGAGAACATTCAAGGTCTTAACCAACGCCAAGAAGTCATGATTGGTAGGACATAAATAATTAAACTGGATCTTTCAcagtaacattttaaatcaaactGTTTGTCAAACTCTTTGCAGAGACAGTAAAGAAGGTGAAGACACAAGATACAGGTTCAAGGGGACATTTGAGCTCTATACCTGAAAGGATAAATATATCTATCTATTCTTGTATCTATCCCTTCCTGCTATTAATGCATTTGAATGACTCTCTCATGCCAGAATTCTCTACCAGTCACCTCTCTACACGTAATATCTGCCAGATCTGTCTTCCAGAAACAGACATTTCATTTCATAAAAATACCAACAGCTCCATGACCATAGTTCATTGAACGAGGTACTATTGTTGAAAGAGGTTCCAAAACACCTGCTGTGGGAGACAGTTCTCCTTCTTTGACACCACTCCACTTCCAAAGGACTATCAGCAGCATGTGACATGGTGAACaccacttcttttattttttaaaaaaatttatttattttatttatttatgtttggctgtgttgggtctttgttgctgcgcgcgggtgcgggctttctctagttgcggcaagtggaggctactcttggttgcagtgtgtgggcttctcactgcggtggtttctcttgttgcggagcatgggttctaggcgcgtgggcctcagtagttacggcgcatgggctcagtagttgtggcgcacgggcttagttgctctgtggcatgtgggatcttcctagaccagggctcgaacccgtgtcccctgcgttggcaggcaggttctcaaccactgcgtcaccagggaaacctATGAACACCACTTCTTGAAATCATTTCTTCACCTGGCTTCAAGGGCACACACCAGCTTGGCATTCCTCCTAACTCTCTGGCCATTCCCTCTTAGTCTCCTTCGCTCTCTTCCTCCTTATCTCCCCAGTCTCTTAATATAGACCTCAGACCTTGTGGGTCTTTCCTATCTACATTCACTCCCTTGATAATCTCTAGTCACATGGTTTTAAATATCCACCTATAGGTTGATGACTCCCCAAAACTATGCCTCCAGCCCTAGACCTCTACCCTGAACTGCAGACATATCTCATTCCCTGCTCAATGCTGACATATTGTCTAATTGGCAAATGTGATGCCAAACATGATGTATTCCAAACTGATTTGCCAATATGCCATTCCACCTTCATCCCTGATCCTTTCACACTCTTCCCTATCTTGGTAAAAGGCAACTTCATTCTTCACTTCAGTCAAAAACCTTGGAGTTATCCTTGAGTCCTCTCTTTCTCTTACACTACATATCCAATCTGCCAGCTAACCTGATTGGCTCTACTTTCAATACATAACCAGAACGGACAACTTCTTACCAactccactgccaccacccttGTAGCCACCATCAACTAAGAAATTAGATTACTGCAAAAGGCTCCTAACTAGTCTCCCTGCTCCTGCTTTTGCTCCTCCATAGTCTCTTTTCTACTAAGCAGCCAGAGATGTTGTTAAAATGTAAGTCCTGATTATGGGACACTGGACTCAGAAAAGTTCTTTCAATGGCCTATGAG
This genomic window from Kogia breviceps isolate mKogBre1 chromosome 5, mKogBre1 haplotype 1, whole genome shotgun sequence contains:
- the NDUFB4 gene encoding NADH dehydrogenase [ubiquinone] 1 beta subcomplex subunit 4 gives rise to the protein MSFPKYKPSRLATLPTTLDPAEYDISPETRKAQAERLAIRSRLKREYLLQYNDPSRHGVIEDPALIRWTYARSANIYPNFRPTPKTSLLGALFGIGPLLFWYYVFKTDRDRKEKLIREGKLDRTFNISY